One Oscillospiraceae bacterium genomic region harbors:
- a CDS encoding YlmC/YmxH family sporulation protein: protein MRCPIHNKEGCDCHQSRIADIRCKEVINVCDGCRLGFPCDVLLDLQCARLLAIVVPGPSSFFGLFGRKEDFVIPWECIRTIGRDAILVEFDEHKHRHRRHRRKFFDM from the coding sequence ATGAGATGTCCGATTCACAATAAAGAGGGCTGTGACTGCCATCAGAGCCGTATTGCCGATATTCGCTGCAAGGAAGTTATCAACGTTTGCGATGGTTGCCGTTTGGGATTTCCGTGCGATGTGCTGCTTGATTTGCAGTGCGCGCGTCTGCTTGCCATCGTTGTGCCGGGTCCGAGCTCGTTTTTCGGGCTGTTCGGGCGCAAGGAAGATTTTGTTATTCCGTGGGAATGCATCCGCACCATCGGACGTGACGCGATCTTGGTGGAGTTTGATGAGCATAAGCACAGGCACAGACGGCATCGGAGAAAGTTTTTTGATATGTAA
- a CDS encoding glucose-1-phosphate adenylyltransferase codes for MKKECVAMLLAGGQGSRLYVLTTNIAKPAVPFGGKYRIIDFPLSNCINSDIDTVGVLTQYQPHELNAYIGSGQPWDLDRLDGGVHILPPYQKNKGATWYKGSANAVYQNITFVDHYDPDLVLVICGDHIYKMDYSVMIDCHKRSGAACTIAAMEVDLEEASRYGVMNVNADDTIWEFEEKPKKPKSNLISMGIYVFDWAKLRQYLIDDDEDAKSKNDFGQNILPNMLAAGEKMKAYRFNGYWKDVGTIDSLWEANMDMLATSDRNVFDSNMKVYGRNPTAPPHYIGPDAKVSHSLVTEGCNVYGTVENSVLFHGVTVEPGAEIKYSILMPGTVVKKNAKVSYAIVAERAVICEHAQVGAEPSECAEDEEWGIAVVASGVAIGPHKTLGPKEMADADLM; via the coding sequence ATGAAAAAAGAATGCGTAGCCATGCTCCTCGCAGGCGGACAAGGCAGCCGTCTGTACGTGCTGACCACCAACATTGCCAAGCCGGCGGTGCCGTTTGGCGGCAAGTATCGCATCATCGACTTTCCGCTGAGTAACTGCATCAACTCAGATATTGACACCGTCGGGGTGTTGACGCAGTACCAGCCGCATGAGCTCAACGCCTACATCGGGTCGGGGCAGCCGTGGGATTTGGACAGGCTTGACGGCGGGGTACATATCTTGCCGCCGTATCAGAAAAACAAGGGCGCAACATGGTACAAAGGCTCGGCAAACGCCGTGTATCAGAATATCACTTTCGTTGACCACTATGACCCCGATCTCGTGCTGGTGATTTGCGGCGACCATATTTACAAGATGGACTATTCGGTGATGATTGACTGCCACAAGCGCTCGGGCGCGGCGTGTACGATTGCGGCGATGGAAGTCGATTTGGAAGAGGCGTCGCGCTACGGTGTGATGAATGTCAACGCCGACGATACCATCTGGGAGTTTGAGGAAAAGCCCAAAAAGCCCAAGTCAAACTTGATTTCAATGGGCATTTACGTTTTCGACTGGGCAAAGTTGCGACAATATCTTATTGATGATGACGAGGATGCCAAGAGCAAGAACGATTTTGGACAAAATATTCTTCCCAATATGCTTGCCGCAGGCGAAAAGATGAAAGCCTACCGTTTCAATGGCTACTGGAAAGACGTTGGCACAATTGACAGTTTGTGGGAAGCCAACATGGATATGTTGGCAACCTCTGACCGCAATGTTTTTGACTCCAACATGAAAGTTTACGGCCGCAATCCGACCGCGCCGCCGCATTATATCGGGCCTGATGCGAAAGTCAGCCATTCACTGGTGACGGAGGGCTGTAATGTATATGGCACGGTGGAAAACTCGGTGCTGTTCCATGGCGTGACGGTTGAACCGGGTGCGGAAATAAAGTATTCGATTTTAATGCCGGGTACGGTGGTCAAGAAAAATGCCAAGGTGTCGTATGCCATTGTTGCCGAGCGGGCGGTCATTTGTGAGCATGCGCAAGTGGGGGCCGAGCCGTCTGAATGCGCAGAGGACGAAGAGTGGGGCATTGCCGTGGTGGCGTCAGGGGTGGCGATTGGGCCGCATAAAACGCTTGGGCCAAAGGAGATGGCGGATGCTGATTTGATGTAG
- a CDS encoding DUF6036 family nucleotidyltransferase has translation MKVLTHDNGNGAIDFEIVFRQLNAELIKIDATLELVCAGGYVLQLHGYRATADIDAFFINNKMTEDAIRKVGDEFNINKADELWLNNSISNLNPKPPAEYLETVHQFSNLIVKAVDIRYLIGMKLVSAREQDLKDVAEILKRDKNKLPLELLSKLGNMGFEIDISVLLDGFEKAYGIQWLEEFYKNNEAELRNYY, from the coding sequence ATGAAAGTATTGACGCATGATAATGGTAACGGCGCAATAGATTTTGAAATTGTATTCAGACAGTTAAATGCCGAACTAATAAAAATAGATGCGACGCTTGAACTGGTCTGTGCGGGTGGATATGTGTTGCAATTACACGGATACAGAGCAACCGCTGACATTGACGCATTTTTTATAAACAATAAGATGACTGAGGATGCTATACGAAAAGTGGGCGATGAATTTAATATTAACAAAGCCGATGAATTATGGTTGAACAACTCTATATCGAACCTGAATCCAAAGCCACCGGCTGAATACCTTGAAACTGTACATCAATTTTCTAATCTTATTGTTAAAGCCGTTGATATTCGGTATTTAATCGGCATGAAATTGGTAAGTGCGCGGGAGCAAGATTTGAAAGATGTAGCCGAGATACTAAAACGGGATAAAAATAAGCTCCCACTTGAATTATTATCTAAGTTAGGTAACATGGGGTTTGAGATTGATATATCCGTATTGCTGGATGGTTTTGAAAAAGCATATGGTATCCAATGGCTCGAAGAATTTTATAAAAATAACGAAGCCGAGTTGCGCAACTATTATTGA
- a CDS encoding GNAT family N-acetyltransferase: MFKNIKSQLNDPKVRQLFSVLGVEYTEAIIDMKLAQCRDDATHLMHGWLDDGVIQGICGFELRDNHIYLKDLAVDEDMRECGIGSSMLVALQEEFNLPIKAETDDDAVEFYRKIGFEISDAPPRHGTRRYALYRNVM; encoded by the coding sequence ATGTTCAAAAACATTAAAAGTCAATTAAATGACCCGAAAGTACGCCAACTTTTTAGTGTACTTGGCGTAGAATATACCGAAGCTATTATCGACATGAAGCTCGCTCAATGTCGTGATGATGCAACACATTTAATGCACGGTTGGCTCGATGATGGCGTAATACAGGGCATTTGTGGTTTTGAATTGCGTGATAATCATATCTATCTTAAAGACCTTGCCGTAGATGAAGATATGCGCGAGTGCGGTATCGGCAGCTCAATGCTTGTTGCACTGCAAGAAGAATTTAACTTGCCGATTAAAGCGGAAACCGACGATGACGCAGTTGAGTTTTACCGCAAAATCGGATTTGAAATATCAGACGCACCACCAAGACATGGCACACGACGATATGCGTTGTATCGCAATGTAATGTAG
- the glgB gene encoding 1,4-alpha-glucan branching protein GlgB has product MPTKKQLESLDNHLYMFHEGNDIRAYDFLGAHFGTEKRKKGVRFRVWAPEAQAVSVIGDFNEWSHDTTPMTKISVGVWEAFVPGLQVYDNYKYAVQTQTGEWRRKADPYAFHAETRPDTASKIYDLGGYTWGDAAWQKAKTACYNAPMNIYEMNPGSWRYHEDGNLMSYRDMIDVLVPYVKEMGYTHVELMPVTEYPYDGSWGYQVTGYFAATSRFGTPHDFMALVDAFHQAGIGVILDWVPAHFPKDAHGLAEFDGSYCYEYSDPLKREHEDWGTLVFDYGRNEVRSFLLSSALFWLEKFHIDGLRVDAVASMLYLDYSRSNKAWRRNIYGGNENLEAIDFIKKLNEQIFANFPHALMIAEESTAFPMVTKPVHMGGLGFNYKWNMGWMHDSLEYFGLNPFFRQHHHNNLTFAMLYAFSENFILPLSHDEVVHGKGSMIGRMPGAYEEKFAGLRAYYAFMLAHPGKKLTFMGHEIAQFDEWDENKQIQWQLLDYPAHAAHHAYVRAMNNFYLSRPEMWEIDTDWEGFEWLCNDDAHGNTLAFLRRDEDGKELICVFNFNGEHKSKYKVGVPREGEYAELFNSDAAAYGGGGVVNGTVTSKDEPWQGRNQSMEIELPAYGAVFLARK; this is encoded by the coding sequence ATGCCAACCAAAAAACAACTCGAATCGCTGGACAATCACCTGTATATGTTCCATGAAGGCAATGATATTCGTGCTTACGATTTTTTAGGCGCGCACTTTGGTACGGAGAAGCGTAAAAAAGGTGTTCGATTCCGCGTATGGGCGCCCGAGGCGCAGGCTGTGTCTGTCATCGGTGATTTTAACGAGTGGAGTCATGACACAACGCCCATGACCAAGATTTCGGTCGGCGTGTGGGAGGCGTTTGTGCCGGGCCTGCAAGTGTATGACAACTACAAGTATGCTGTGCAAACGCAGACGGGGGAATGGAGGCGCAAGGCTGACCCCTATGCGTTTCATGCCGAGACGCGCCCCGATACGGCATCGAAAATTTACGACCTAGGCGGCTATACCTGGGGCGACGCGGCGTGGCAAAAAGCTAAAACGGCGTGTTACAACGCGCCGATGAATATTTATGAAATGAATCCGGGCTCGTGGCGTTACCATGAGGACGGCAATTTGATGTCGTACCGTGATATGATCGATGTGCTTGTGCCATATGTGAAAGAGATGGGGTATACGCATGTTGAATTGATGCCGGTGACCGAGTATCCTTACGATGGTTCATGGGGGTACCAAGTGACAGGTTATTTTGCCGCGACGAGCCGCTTTGGTACGCCGCACGATTTTATGGCGCTGGTGGACGCGTTCCATCAGGCGGGCATCGGCGTGATTTTGGACTGGGTACCGGCGCATTTTCCGAAAGACGCGCACGGTTTGGCTGAGTTTGACGGCAGCTATTGTTATGAATACAGCGACCCGCTCAAGCGCGAGCATGAGGATTGGGGTACGTTGGTGTTTGACTACGGGCGCAATGAGGTGCGGTCGTTCCTGTTGTCATCGGCATTGTTTTGGTTGGAAAAATTTCATATTGACGGTCTGCGTGTCGATGCTGTGGCGAGTATGCTCTATCTTGACTATTCGCGCTCTAACAAGGCGTGGCGGCGCAACATTTACGGCGGCAATGAGAACTTAGAGGCCATCGATTTTATCAAGAAGCTCAACGAGCAGATTTTTGCCAATTTTCCCCACGCGCTGATGATTGCCGAGGAGTCGACGGCGTTTCCGATGGTGACAAAGCCGGTTCACATGGGCGGTTTGGGCTTTAACTATAAGTGGAACATGGGCTGGATGCACGACAGTTTGGAATATTTCGGGCTGAACCCGTTTTTCCGCCAGCATCACCACAACAACTTGACGTTTGCCATGCTGTACGCGTTCAGCGAGAACTTTATCTTGCCGTTGAGCCATGATGAAGTGGTGCACGGAAAAGGCTCGATGATTGGGCGTATGCCGGGTGCGTATGAAGAGAAATTTGCCGGCTTGCGAGCCTATTACGCCTTTATGCTGGCGCATCCGGGCAAGAAATTGACTTTCATGGGGCATGAGATCGCGCAATTTGACGAGTGGGATGAAAATAAGCAGATTCAATGGCAGTTGCTCGATTATCCCGCCCATGCAGCGCATCACGCCTATGTTCGCGCGATGAACAATTTTTATCTCAGCCGTCCAGAAATGTGGGAGATCGACACCGATTGGGAGGGCTTTGAGTGGCTGTGCAACGACGATGCACACGGCAATACTTTGGCATTTCTACGCCGCGATGAGGACGGAAAAGAGCTGATTTGCGTCTTTAATTTCAACGGCGAGCATAAGAGTAAATATAAGGTCGGCGTACCGCGTGAGGGTGAGTACGCCGAGCTGTTTAACAGCGACGCAGCGGCCTATGGCGGCGGCGGTGTTGTCAATGGTACCGTGACGAGCAAGGACGAGCCTTGGCAGGGACGGAATCAGTCGATGGAAATTGAGCTGCCGGCGTATGGGGCGGTGTTTTTGGCGCGAAAATGA
- the glgD gene encoding glucose-1-phosphate adenylyltransferase subunit GlgD, translating into MKDLHGIIFAYTNNTRLKELTEHRTVSSLPFGGRYRVIDFMLSNMVNAGVYDVGVVMRDNYQSLLDHLGSGKAWDLARKRGGLRLLPPFGRTGAGSPTYFRGKMEALASVAEYVDYIRQEYVVIADGDIIVNLPLEAMFDQHVRSGADVTCICTPRQVSESELATYVMLGDNHFVKDVINGRAETGSYEALGVYMMSKKFLKKIIAECRSHSLYDFERDVLQRKAIALGAFPFEGYAARVQSTAQYFRHSMELLTPEVRNSLFLRSRPIKTKVRDETSAYYGPDSCVKNSLLADGCIIEGHVESSVLFRGVHVKKGAVVRNSILMQDVCVYTGADLRYVICDKEVVINQGRLLVGHESYPIAISKGALV; encoded by the coding sequence ATGAAAGATTTACACGGAATCATCTTCGCGTACACCAACAATACAAGGCTCAAAGAACTCACCGAACACCGCACGGTATCATCGCTGCCGTTTGGCGGGCGTTACCGCGTGATTGACTTTATGTTGAGCAACATGGTCAATGCCGGTGTGTATGATGTGGGCGTTGTTATGCGTGATAATTACCAGTCGCTGCTCGACCATTTGGGCTCGGGCAAGGCATGGGATTTGGCACGTAAGCGCGGCGGGTTACGTTTACTGCCGCCATTCGGGCGTACGGGGGCGGGTAGTCCGACGTATTTTCGCGGTAAGATGGAAGCGCTTGCGTCGGTTGCCGAATACGTCGACTACATACGACAGGAATACGTCGTTATTGCCGACGGTGATATTATTGTCAACTTGCCTCTCGAAGCTATGTTTGACCAGCACGTGCGTAGCGGTGCCGATGTGACGTGTATCTGCACGCCGCGCCAAGTCAGCGAATCCGAGCTGGCGACTTATGTGATGCTCGGCGATAATCATTTTGTCAAGGATGTCATCAATGGACGCGCTGAAACGGGCAGCTATGAGGCGTTGGGCGTGTATATGATGAGTAAGAAATTTTTGAAAAAAATTATCGCCGAATGCAGAAGCCACAGTCTATACGACTTCGAGCGTGATGTACTGCAACGCAAAGCGATTGCTTTGGGGGCGTTTCCCTTTGAAGGTTATGCGGCACGGGTGCAATCGACAGCGCAATATTTTCGCCACAGCATGGAGTTATTGACGCCCGAAGTGCGTAATAGTTTATTTCTGCGCAGCCGTCCTATCAAGACCAAAGTGCGTGATGAAACCTCGGCGTATTATGGGCCTGACAGTTGCGTGAAAAACAGCTTGCTGGCCGATGGTTGCATTATTGAGGGTCATGTCGAAAGCAGTGTGCTGTTCCGCGGCGTACACGTTAAAAAAGGTGCGGTGGTGCGTAATTCGATTTTGATGCAAGATGTTTGTGTATATACGGGCGCGGATTTGCGCTATGTGATTTGCGACAAAGAGGTTGTAATTAACCAGGGGCGGCTGCTTGTCGGGCATGAGTCGTACCCGATTGCGATTTCTAAGGGGGCGTTGGTGTAA
- a CDS encoding glycogen/starch/alpha-glucan phosphorylase, producing the protein MSKLKQTIKQQLTDKIYLHFGRRLEEATKGQIWQACALVIRDEMSAKKVKAKRTGGREVHYLSMEFLLGRSMTKNAYNLGLLDDLTATLKDLGYDAADIFEVEPDAALGNGGLGRLAACYLDSMTTTGLNATGYSLCYEYGVFAQKIVNGEQVETPDVWLDKGEMWLLSPADEVQEVQFGGHVVETRLNGRTKFTVEGATTVLAVPRDMLIGGYKTDNVNTLRLWAAKSPVSIDMPRFFGGEYVKSQEQEAAAAAITKLLYPEDNHFEGKSLRLRQQYFFVSATMQSICKRHKAKHGTLENLHKMHVFHINDTHPALAIPELLRILIDGEGMCWDDAWEITSQCFAYTNHTILSEALECWPQSLIEHVMPRIWQILREINKRYLHQIGGKVDENDRRDMAIVWDGVVRMANLCVFAAYSVNGVSALHSDILKEDIFRREYAMTPKKFTNVTNGVDHRRWLAQVNPKLDGFIQKHLHSDDYLLKCNDLEKLVKLPNSVLQELADIKREDKIALANHLNRTQGALIDENMLFDVQVKRLHEYKRQLLNVLHILTLYQSLRDNSEQDFVPRAFFFGAKAASGYYAAKRIIALINSVAKLIDNDPVVRGRLKVVFVENYRVSLAELIMPATELSEQISLAGKEASGTGNMKFMFNGALTIGTMDGANVEMCEAAGEENMFIFGLREHEVEAIWREGRHDPGAIYRENKRLASVMDMIATGLDVPYEDIAGGLIHNDPYMLLTDYDSYVAEQAKVSETYCDAAKWNAMSLANIAAAGRFASDRSIKEYAKGIWRV; encoded by the coding sequence ATGTCTAAACTAAAGCAAACCATCAAACAACAACTGACGGATAAAATATATCTCCACTTTGGGCGGCGACTCGAAGAGGCCACCAAAGGGCAAATCTGGCAAGCCTGCGCACTGGTTATTCGTGATGAAATGAGTGCTAAGAAAGTGAAAGCGAAACGCACAGGCGGGCGCGAGGTGCATTATTTATCGATGGAGTTTTTGCTTGGGCGCTCAATGACGAAAAACGCTTACAATCTCGGATTGCTTGACGATTTGACGGCAACGCTCAAAGACTTGGGCTACGATGCTGCCGATATTTTTGAAGTTGAACCCGACGCTGCGTTGGGTAATGGCGGCTTGGGTCGCCTGGCGGCTTGCTATTTAGACTCGATGACGACGACGGGGCTGAATGCCACCGGCTATTCGTTGTGCTATGAGTACGGCGTTTTTGCACAAAAAATTGTGAATGGTGAACAGGTTGAAACGCCCGATGTATGGCTGGACAAAGGTGAAATGTGGTTGCTGTCGCCTGCCGATGAGGTGCAGGAAGTACAGTTTGGCGGGCATGTTGTTGAGACGCGGCTCAATGGACGCACAAAATTTACTGTCGAGGGTGCGACGACGGTGCTTGCTGTACCGCGCGATATGTTGATTGGCGGTTACAAGACCGACAATGTCAATACCTTGCGGCTATGGGCGGCGAAAAGTCCTGTGTCTATTGATATGCCGCGATTTTTTGGTGGTGAATACGTCAAGTCACAGGAGCAAGAGGCGGCGGCAGCGGCGATTACTAAGCTGCTTTACCCCGAAGATAATCACTTTGAGGGCAAGAGCTTGCGACTGCGGCAGCAATATTTCTTTGTCAGCGCGACAATGCAGAGCATTTGCAAGCGGCATAAAGCCAAGCACGGCACATTGGAAAACCTCCACAAAATGCACGTTTTCCATATCAACGACACGCATCCGGCGCTGGCCATTCCTGAGTTATTGAGAATTCTCATTGACGGCGAGGGAATGTGCTGGGATGATGCATGGGAGATTACATCACAGTGCTTTGCTTACACAAACCACACCATACTGTCAGAGGCGTTGGAGTGCTGGCCGCAGTCGTTGATTGAGCATGTAATGCCCCGTATTTGGCAGATTTTGCGCGAGATTAACAAGCGGTATTTGCATCAAATCGGTGGGAAGGTTGACGAAAATGACCGCCGCGATATGGCCATTGTGTGGGACGGTGTGGTGCGCATGGCGAACTTGTGTGTCTTTGCGGCGTACTCGGTCAACGGTGTCAGTGCGTTACACAGTGACATTTTGAAAGAGGACATTTTTCGTCGCGAATACGCCATGACGCCAAAGAAATTTACAAACGTGACCAACGGCGTAGATCATCGCCGCTGGTTGGCGCAGGTCAATCCAAAGCTGGACGGCTTTATTCAAAAGCATCTGCATAGTGATGATTATCTGCTGAAATGCAATGATCTGGAAAAGTTGGTAAAATTGCCAAATTCGGTATTGCAAGAGTTGGCTGATATCAAACGTGAGGATAAAATTGCGTTGGCGAACCACCTAAATCGTACACAGGGTGCTTTAATCGATGAAAATATGCTCTTTGACGTGCAGGTCAAGCGGTTGCACGAGTATAAGCGGCAGTTACTCAATGTGCTGCACATTTTAACGCTGTACCAGTCTTTACGCGACAATTCGGAGCAGGATTTTGTGCCGCGGGCGTTCTTTTTCGGTGCCAAGGCGGCGAGCGGGTATTATGCGGCAAAGCGTATCATCGCACTCATCAATTCGGTGGCGAAGTTAATTGACAACGACCCGGTAGTGCGCGGGCGGTTAAAAGTTGTTTTCGTTGAAAATTATCGCGTCAGTTTGGCGGAATTGATTATGCCTGCCACTGAATTGTCGGAGCAAATTTCGCTGGCCGGCAAAGAGGCCAGCGGCACGGGCAATATGAAGTTTATGTTCAACGGTGCGTTGACCATCGGCACAATGGACGGTGCCAATGTTGAGATGTGTGAAGCCGCCGGCGAAGAGAATATGTTTATCTTCGGCTTGCGGGAGCATGAAGTCGAAGCCATTTGGCGCGAGGGACGGCATGACCCCGGCGCGATTTATCGCGAGAATAAGCGGTTGGCAAGCGTTATGGATATGATTGCCACGGGGCTGGACGTGCCGTATGAGGACATCGCCGGCGGCTTGATTCACAACGACCCGTATATGCTGCTGACCGACTACGACAGCTATGTCGCGGAGCAGGCGAAAGTTAGCGAGACGTATTGTGACGCGGCGAAATGGAACGCCATGTCGCTGGCAAATATCGCAGCGGCCGGGCGGTTTGCGTCGGATAGAAGTATTAAAGAATATGCCAAGGGCATTTGGCGGGTGTAG
- the pduL gene encoding phosphate propanoyltransferase — MNVIIESSARHIHLSQADLDTLFGKGHMLTNKRELSQPGQFLTEEKVRLEGPRGVIDRVSILGPVRPATQVEVSFTDARVLGVVPPVKQSGDIEGAASVKIIGPQGEVTREACIIAMRHIHMIPETAEKWGLQDGQLVSIKVPGERGLTFHQTPVRVSEKFADRMHVDYDEANAAGLAGEVVGEIVV, encoded by the coding sequence ATGAATGTTATTATCGAATCGTCGGCGCGTCATATCCATTTGAGTCAAGCCGATTTAGACACATTGTTCGGCAAAGGGCATATGCTCACCAACAAGCGTGAATTGTCGCAGCCGGGGCAATTTTTGACTGAGGAAAAGGTGCGGCTGGAAGGGCCGCGCGGTGTCATTGACAGGGTCAGCATTCTCGGTCCTGTGCGTCCGGCCACGCAAGTTGAGGTTTCGTTTACCGATGCGCGGGTGCTTGGCGTTGTGCCGCCGGTGAAACAGAGCGGCGATATCGAGGGTGCGGCAAGCGTGAAAATCATTGGCCCGCAGGGTGAAGTGACGCGTGAAGCCTGCATTATCGCCATGCGGCACATTCATATGATACCTGAAACGGCGGAAAAATGGGGCTTGCAGGATGGGCAGCTTGTCAGCATAAAAGTGCCGGGCGAGCGTGGCTTGACCTTCCATCAAACGCCGGTGCGGGTGAGCGAGAAGTTTGCCGATCGTATGCACGTTGATTACGACGAAGCCAACGCCGCAGGGCTGGCCGGTGAGGTTGTTGGCGAGATTGTTGTATAG
- the glgA gene encoding glycogen synthase GlgA, producing the protein MKLLYVTSEATPFVKTGGLGDVGGALPKALAKQGIDVRVVMPLYASMSPEWREKLTFVKFFYFSLAWRNSYCGLFMLEKDGVTYYFIDNEQYFKRQELYGSYDDGERFAYFSKAVVEMLPHLGWRPDIIHCNDWQTAVVPLFVKAYGLDIKTLFTIHNIEYQGRFDFFFADDVLSLPPHLREMLEYYGGISLMKGAIVGADAVTTVSPTYAGELTHAYYAHGMETLLCAEADKFSGILNGIDVEVFHPSKDNSLFKKYSSKTLNDKVDNKTALQELLGLDVDAGVPMVGMVSRLVAHKGLDLVAARLDDIMAQGVQFVVLGSGEWAYEQLFTEAQRHYPGRFSSNILYNAALANQIYAGADIFLMPSKSEPCGLSQMIAMQYGTLPVVRETGGLRDTVKPYNAETGEGNGFTFANYNADEMLQAVQRAIALYRDDPKAWRKLQTRDMTTDWSWSKSAGEHIVLYEKLLHGDQLTMIE; encoded by the coding sequence ATGAAACTACTCTACGTAACCAGTGAAGCCACGCCGTTTGTCAAGACCGGTGGACTCGGCGATGTGGGCGGGGCGTTGCCCAAAGCGTTGGCGAAGCAAGGCATCGACGTGCGGGTTGTGATGCCGCTGTACGCCTCTATGTCGCCCGAGTGGCGCGAGAAATTGACCTTTGTTAAATTCTTTTACTTCTCTTTGGCGTGGCGCAACTCGTATTGCGGGTTGTTTATGTTGGAAAAAGATGGCGTGACGTATTATTTTATTGACAACGAACAATATTTTAAGCGTCAAGAGCTTTACGGCTCTTACGACGATGGCGAGCGGTTTGCCTATTTCTCCAAAGCCGTTGTTGAAATGCTGCCGCATTTGGGCTGGAGGCCTGACATTATTCACTGTAACGACTGGCAGACGGCGGTTGTGCCGCTATTTGTCAAGGCATATGGGCTTGACATTAAAACGCTCTTTACCATCCACAACATAGAATACCAAGGACGGTTTGATTTCTTTTTTGCCGATGATGTGCTGTCATTGCCGCCGCATTTGCGCGAGATGTTGGAGTACTATGGTGGTATATCGCTGATGAAAGGTGCGATTGTCGGGGCTGACGCTGTGACGACGGTAAGTCCCACTTATGCGGGCGAGCTGACACACGCATACTATGCCCACGGCATGGAAACGCTGTTGTGCGCCGAGGCAGATAAATTCAGTGGTATTCTCAATGGTATTGATGTTGAGGTTTTCCACCCGTCCAAGGATAATAGCTTGTTTAAGAAATATAGCAGCAAGACGTTAAACGATAAAGTTGACAATAAGACGGCACTGCAAGAATTGCTGGGGCTGGATGTGGATGCCGGTGTGCCGATGGTTGGGATGGTGTCACGGCTGGTGGCACACAAGGGGCTGGATCTGGTTGCCGCACGGCTGGACGACATCATGGCGCAGGGCGTGCAATTTGTAGTGCTGGGCAGTGGTGAATGGGCGTATGAGCAGTTGTTTACCGAGGCGCAACGCCATTATCCCGGGCGATTCTCTTCCAACATTCTCTATAATGCCGCGCTTGCCAATCAGATCTACGCCGGTGCGGATATTTTCTTGATGCCGTCAAAGAGCGAACCGTGCGGGCTGTCACAGATGATTGCCATGCAGTACGGCACGTTGCCTGTGGTGCGTGAAACAGGCGGCTTGCGCGATACCGTGAAGCCGTATAATGCTGAAACAGGCGAGGGCAATGGTTTTACTTTTGCCAATTACAATGCCGACGAGATGCTGCAGGCCGTACAACGCGCCATTGCATTGTACCGTGACGATCCCAAGGCGTGGCGTAAGTTACAAACGCGGGACATGACAACCGATTGGAGTTGGAGCAAGTCGGCGGGAGAGCATATCGTGTTGTATGAAAAGTTATTGCATGGTGACCAGTTGACGATGATTGAATAG